CATCGGGCGGTCACTCAAAAATCACGACTGAGGGGGCCTGGGGTGGCGGGGGCCCGGGAGCGGGCACCCACCGTGTCATTCATCACAGCTGCGTCAGGCGCTGCAGCATCTGGTCGGAGGTCTGGATGGCCTTCGAGTTGAGTTCGTAGGCGCGCTGCGTCTGGATCATGCCCACCAGCTCCTCGACGACGTTCACGTTCGAGGTTTCGAGGGCGCCCTGCTGGAGCTGGCCGAAGCTGTCCTGGCCCGGCGTGCCGGTGTTGGGCGTGCCGGAGGCGGCCGTCTCGGTGTAGAGGTTCTGGCCGCGCGGCTCGAGGCCGGCCGGGTTGATGAAGTTGGTCAGCTGCAGCTGGCCCACCTGCTGGGGCTGGGCGTTGCCCGGCACCACCACGCTCACGAGGCCTTCCTGGCTCACGGTGATGCTGGTGGCGTTGGCGGGGATGGTGATGCCCGGCTGCACGGGGAAGCCGTTGTTCGTGACCATCTGGCCCTGCGAGTTCACCTGGAACGACCCGTCGCGGGTGTAGCCGGTGGTGCCGTCGGGCATCTGGATCTCGAAGAAGCCGTTGCCGCGGATGGCGACGTCGAGCGAACGTTCGGTGGTCTGCAGGTTGCCCTGGGTGAAGCTGCGCGACGTGGCGACGGCCCGGGTGCCGAGGCCCACCTGCAGCCCGGTGGGCAGCTGGTTCTGCTCGGTGCTGTTGGCGCCGGTCTGCCGCAGGTTCTGGTACATCAGGTCCTCGAACACCGCGTGCGACTTCTTGTAGCCGTTGGTGGCCGAGTTGGCCAGGTTGTGCGAGATGTGGTCCAGCTGGGTCTGCTGGGCTTCCATGCCGGTCTTGGCGATGAACAGGGAACGCATCATGGTTCGGTACCTCGGTGTCTCTGGGGCCTGTCGGGTGGCGCTGTGGGTGCGGCGGCGGGATCAGCGCGGCGCGTTGGAGAGCAGCTGCGACGCGGCGCGTTCGTCCTGCTCGGCGGTCTGGACCATCTTCATCTGGGCCTCGAACTGGCGGGCGGCGGCGATCATGGAGACCATGGTCTCGATGGCGCTGACGTTGGAGCCTTCGAGCGCGCCGTCCTGCACGCGAGCGTTCGCGTCGGCGTCGAGCGGGTCGCCGCCCTCGGCGCGGAACAGGCCGTCCTCGCCCCGTTCCAGCTTGGTTTCGGGCGTGACGAGCTTGAGCTTGCCGAGCGACGTGGTGCGGCCGTTGCGGTCCTTCGCGCTGACCGTGCCGTCGCCGCCGATGCTGATTTCGGTGTCCTGGGGCACCTGGATCGGGCCGCCGTCGCCCAGCACCTGCAGGCCGCTGCGGGTGACGAGGGTGCCGTCGGCCGTGATGTCGAGCGCCCCGCCCCGCGTGTAGGCCTCGCTGCCGTCGAGCGCCTGCACCGACAGCCAGCTGTTGCCCTGCACGGCCACGTCGAGGTTGCGGCCGGTGCTGGTGATGGGGCCCGAGGCGTCGTTGTAGCCCGGCGTGGATTCGAGCGCGTACACCCGCGTGCTGGCCCCGCTGCCCTGCACCGGCACCGCCCGGAAGGCCTGCAGCTCGGCGCGGAAGCCGGGCGTGGACACGTTCGCCAGGTTGTTGGCGAGCGTGTCCTGCCGCTGCATGCTGGCCTTGGCGCCGGACATCGACAGGTAGATCATGCGGTCCATGGGGAGGCTCCGGGAGGGGCGTTCAGGGGACGGGGGTCGTCAGTTCAGCTCAGGCGTCCGCGGTCATCAGCGCAGGTTCACCAGGGTCTGCATGACCTGGTCCTGCGTCTTGATGGTCTGCGAGTTGGCCTGGTAGAAGCGCTGGGCGGTGATCATGTTCACCAGCTCGGCGGTCAGGTCGACGTTCGACTCCTCGAGGGCACCGGACTG
This genomic stretch from Piscinibacter gummiphilus harbors:
- the flgG gene encoding flagellar basal-body rod protein FlgG; the encoded protein is MMRSLFIAKTGMEAQQTQLDHISHNLANSATNGYKKSHAVFEDLMYQNLRQTGANSTEQNQLPTGLQVGLGTRAVATSRSFTQGNLQTTERSLDVAIRGNGFFEIQMPDGTTGYTRDGSFQVNSQGQMVTNNGFPVQPGITIPANATSITVSQEGLVSVVVPGNAQPQQVGQLQLTNFINPAGLEPRGQNLYTETAASGTPNTGTPGQDSFGQLQQGALETSNVNVVEELVGMIQTQRAYELNSKAIQTSDQMLQRLTQL
- the flgF gene encoding flagellar basal-body rod protein FlgF, translated to MDRMIYLSMSGAKASMQRQDTLANNLANVSTPGFRAELQAFRAVPVQGSGASTRVYALESTPGYNDASGPITSTGRNLDVAVQGNSWLSVQALDGSEAYTRGGALDITADGTLVTRSGLQVLGDGGPIQVPQDTEISIGGDGTVSAKDRNGRTTSLGKLKLVTPETKLERGEDGLFRAEGGDPLDADANARVQDGALEGSNVSAIETMVSMIAAARQFEAQMKMVQTAEQDERAASQLLSNAPR